One segment of Pseudobythopirellula maris DNA contains the following:
- a CDS encoding HEAT repeat domain-containing protein has protein sequence MAAPLAGIETTLHLLKRWRHSAAGDVLLAASFASHPRVRIGALRTLVRREDPAAHAKLIADSDGLDEESRRELIEAPEGGALRKAVQRAISSSDASLSRQACRLASEGRMLDALPAVVKAARQFSVSVAAGHAEAALLLAKELHGEIALRRRGKRGRLQSDPAFLRRAALVELGEALDQYDLHRRDELIEAFLLLTAHDSPTMLRVIHNPRHAGHEPLLNALRDSPTHAAWELVARSLEDRTAPAALLEVAAQRTDRSFVESLLTEVGSPVGIRTLDNAKKIDRFAWLAAEHREALYTMRGDAQAAALQLGAASQMPREELAGVAFDMLSHGAPEGRLAAVLALDSVPPSECAEPLLTAAADSDPHVASAAAQRLRKKKHPQAMPILLSMLESRSSTVRKAAQRALPEVNFIRYRDQYDGLSEEHRRDIGELVGKADARAAQRLRQEFAAGAVSRRLRALEMTEAMGYVDQVRSDLMRLMEDSDLGVRAEAARVLGSGRLDADTLVALDVRRDDVSAEVRKTAAESADRLRALDAAQSMIDELQQEFDP, from the coding sequence ATGGCGGCTCCCCTAGCGGGAATCGAAACGACACTGCACTTGCTCAAACGCTGGCGACATTCGGCGGCGGGCGACGTGTTGCTGGCGGCCTCGTTTGCGTCCCACCCCCGGGTGCGGATCGGGGCGCTGCGCACCCTGGTGCGCCGCGAAGACCCGGCGGCCCACGCCAAGTTGATCGCCGACTCGGACGGACTCGATGAAGAGTCGCGACGCGAGCTCATCGAAGCGCCCGAAGGGGGCGCTCTGCGAAAGGCGGTCCAACGGGCGATCAGTTCGAGCGACGCCTCGCTGAGCCGGCAAGCCTGCCGGCTCGCCTCCGAGGGACGGATGCTCGACGCCTTGCCGGCCGTGGTTAAAGCCGCCCGGCAGTTCTCTGTTTCTGTGGCCGCGGGCCACGCCGAAGCGGCCTTGTTGCTCGCCAAAGAGCTGCACGGCGAGATCGCCCTGCGGCGCCGCGGCAAGCGTGGCCGACTGCAGAGCGACCCCGCTTTCTTGCGTCGCGCCGCTTTGGTCGAGCTCGGCGAGGCGCTCGACCAGTACGACCTGCACCGCCGCGACGAGCTGATCGAGGCGTTCTTACTGCTCACCGCGCACGACAGCCCCACCATGCTGAGGGTGATCCACAACCCGAGGCACGCGGGGCACGAGCCGCTGCTCAACGCCTTGCGTGATAGCCCCACGCACGCCGCCTGGGAGCTCGTGGCGCGTTCGCTCGAAGACCGCACCGCGCCCGCGGCGCTGCTCGAGGTGGCCGCTCAACGGACCGATCGGTCCTTCGTCGAGAGCCTGCTCACCGAGGTCGGCAGCCCGGTCGGCATTCGCACGCTCGACAACGCCAAGAAGATCGACCGCTTCGCGTGGCTCGCCGCCGAGCACCGCGAGGCGCTCTATACGATGCGGGGCGACGCCCAAGCCGCCGCCCTTCAGCTCGGGGCCGCCTCGCAGATGCCCCGCGAGGAGCTCGCCGGGGTGGCGTTCGACATGCTCAGCCACGGCGCCCCCGAGGGTCGACTCGCGGCCGTGCTCGCGCTCGACTCGGTCCCCCCGAGCGAGTGCGCCGAGCCGTTGCTCACGGCGGCCGCCGACAGCGACCCGCACGTGGCGAGCGCAGCCGCTCAGCGTCTGCGTAAGAAGAAGCATCCCCAGGCGATGCCGATCTTGCTGTCGATGCTCGAGAGCAGGTCGTCGACCGTTCGCAAAGCGGCCCAGCGGGCGCTGCCCGAGGTGAACTTCATCCGCTACCGCGATCAGTACGACGGGCTCAGCGAGGAGCATCGACGCGACATCGGCGAGCTCGTGGGCAAGGCCGACGCCCGCGCGGCGCAACGGCTGCGACAGGAATTCGCCGCCGGGGCGGTCTCGCGGCGCCTGCGTGCGTTGGAGATGACCGAGGCGATGGGCTATGTCGACCAGGTGCGCAGCGACCTGATGCGGCTGATGGAGGACAGCGACCTGGGGGTCCGCGCCGAAGCGGCCCGCGTGCTGGGCAGCGGCCGGCTCGACGCCGACACGCTCGTGGCGCTCGATGTCCGCCGCGACGACGTCAGCGCCGAAGTCCGCAAGACCGCCGCCGAGAGCGCCGACCGTCTGCGGGCGCTCGACGCGGCCCAAAGCATGATCGATGAGCTCCAACAGGAGTTCGATCCGTGA
- a CDS encoding TatD family hydrolase, which yields MDYIDPHIHFVSRTTDDYETLAKMGCVAVSEPAFWAGYDRGSAEGFRDYFEQLTSFEPSRAAQYSLRHYSWLCINAKEAENVELSREVIALIPEYLDRPGVLGIGEIGLNKNTRNEATVFLEHLDLAARTDELVLIHTPHLADKLPGTRMILDMLTSDARIKPSRTLVDHVEEHTVREVLERGYWAGMTLYPTTKCTPERAADIVERYGPERLMVNSAGDWGPSKPTAVPDFIFEMRRRGHDESLIRRVVYDNPLEFFGQCARFEFSPRG from the coding sequence ATGGACTACATCGACCCCCACATCCACTTCGTTTCGCGCACGACCGACGACTACGAGACCCTCGCCAAGATGGGCTGCGTCGCCGTGAGCGAACCCGCTTTCTGGGCAGGCTACGACCGTGGATCGGCCGAGGGCTTCCGCGACTACTTCGAGCAGCTCACTTCCTTCGAGCCGTCGCGGGCAGCGCAGTACAGTTTGCGGCATTACAGTTGGCTCTGCATCAACGCCAAAGAGGCCGAGAATGTTGAGCTTTCGCGCGAGGTGATCGCCTTGATCCCCGAGTACCTCGACCGCCCCGGCGTGCTGGGGATTGGCGAGATCGGGCTGAACAAGAACACCCGCAACGAGGCGACCGTTTTTCTCGAGCACCTCGACCTAGCGGCGCGAACCGACGAGCTTGTGCTGATCCACACGCCGCACCTCGCCGACAAGCTGCCCGGCACGCGGATGATCCTCGACATGCTCACGAGCGACGCCCGCATCAAACCCTCGCGCACTTTGGTCGATCACGTGGAGGAGCACACGGTTCGCGAAGTGCTGGAACGCGGCTACTGGGCCGGCATGACGCTCTACCCCACCACGAAGTGCACCCCCGAGCGGGCGGCCGACATCGTGGAGCGCTACGGCCCCGAACGGCTGATGGTCAACTCGGCCGGAGACTGGGGACCGTCGAAGCCAACCGCCGTGCCCGACTTCATCTTTGAGATGCGCCGCCGGGGGCACGACGAGTCGCTGATACGTCGCGTGGTGTACGACAACCCGCTCGAGTTCTTTGGTCAATGCGCACGCTTCGAGTTCTCACCGCGCGGTTGA
- a CDS encoding THUMP-like domain-containing protein → MPTTPPAGNDPIDPADCAWLLGEEANRLLVDNAEAQATPQTVARLRKSLPPQRAALVLLTVELRRRAANKFSRSDHMFFSRVGLEQATDEWTARYKAERFAGRRDARDLCTGVGGDLIALGGVAPASGVDRDGVLARFAERNAAAYGLENVAVQSCEASVAAVADCAAWHIDPDRRPQGRRTTQVAAHSPSLETLEAMHAATPHAAIKLAPAAEAPETWRQERELEWISRGGECRQLVVWSGALATQAGKRRATAIRAGANIPESESRIATFVGPAGAAIEPATSLGRYVLEPDPAVLAADLSGALAAKHGLGGVEPGVAYFTADKAPREPLLAAFEVLDVMPMDRKRLSAWLDERSVGRLEIKVRGLSVDPAALRKQLRPRGDAEATLLIAPRNGKPAVIAARRVASNS, encoded by the coding sequence ATGCCAACGACCCCCCCAGCCGGAAACGACCCGATCGATCCTGCGGATTGCGCGTGGCTTTTGGGGGAGGAAGCCAACCGCCTGCTCGTCGATAACGCCGAGGCGCAGGCGACGCCCCAGACGGTCGCCCGGCTGCGGAAGTCTCTTCCGCCCCAGCGGGCGGCTTTGGTGCTGCTCACCGTCGAGCTGAGGCGCCGCGCGGCGAACAAGTTCTCGCGCTCCGATCACATGTTCTTCAGCCGCGTGGGTCTCGAGCAGGCGACCGATGAGTGGACCGCCCGCTACAAAGCCGAGCGATTCGCGGGGCGCCGCGATGCGCGTGACCTCTGCACCGGCGTGGGGGGCGACCTCATCGCATTGGGCGGCGTCGCACCGGCCAGCGGCGTCGACCGCGACGGCGTGCTCGCCCGGTTCGCCGAGCGTAACGCCGCGGCTTACGGCCTGGAGAACGTGGCCGTCCAGTCGTGCGAGGCGAGCGTCGCGGCGGTCGCCGATTGCGCTGCCTGGCACATCGACCCCGACCGCCGCCCGCAGGGACGGCGCACCACACAAGTCGCGGCCCATTCGCCCTCGCTCGAAACGCTCGAGGCGATGCACGCCGCCACGCCGCACGCCGCGATCAAGCTAGCCCCGGCGGCCGAGGCGCCCGAGACTTGGCGCCAGGAGCGCGAGCTCGAGTGGATCAGCCGCGGCGGCGAATGCCGCCAGCTGGTGGTTTGGTCGGGCGCCCTCGCCACGCAAGCGGGAAAACGCCGGGCCACGGCGATCAGGGCGGGCGCCAACATTCCTGAGAGCGAGAGCCGCATCGCCACCTTCGTAGGCCCGGCGGGCGCCGCGATCGAGCCGGCCACGAGCCTGGGACGCTACGTGCTCGAACCCGACCCCGCCGTGCTGGCCGCCGATCTCAGCGGCGCGCTCGCCGCGAAGCACGGGCTCGGGGGCGTCGAGCCGGGGGTCGCTTACTTCACCGCCGACAAAGCGCCCCGAGAGCCCTTGCTCGCGGCTTTCGAGGTGCTCGACGTGATGCCGATGGATCGCAAACGCCTGTCGGCGTGGCTCGACGAGCGATCGGTCGGCAGGCTCGAGATCAAAGTGCGGGGCCTCAGCGTCGACCCGGCGGCGCTGCGCAAACAGCTCAGGCCCCGCGGCGACGCCGAGGCCACGCTGCTGATCGCCCCTCGCAACGGCAAGCCGGCCGTCATCGCAGCGAGACGCGTGGCGAGCAACTCGTGA
- a CDS encoding DUF6690 family protein, which translates to MLLRPTAMIGVLGAAVAAPYVITQSPETVEHFWPAAGAPAEVAPAPTHDAPTLDPATLAAPSIDMTAGPGEHIYRSAAPIEGSPHYRLVDVLRLDITREWVYQHWARKSTGLAELDLFGVRVPLVTGAGMTDLAGSLSYYFDNQGLLQKIRFHGRTADTTQLVGLFTQHYGLVRQASQLPGEQLYQRMSKKRVESELRSRPESVLWSTTPHESFVVDFELNRPGGGRFVEPPKPQLMIPQAAGAPAPQAADPAATPEAEPVFPSRTFVQDAPPKPPEPAAARAASEAPAAAPATQAPVHVARPWDRWPN; encoded by the coding sequence ATGCTACTCCGACCGACCGCGATGATTGGCGTGTTAGGCGCCGCCGTAGCCGCGCCCTACGTCATCACGCAGTCGCCAGAGACAGTCGAGCACTTCTGGCCCGCTGCGGGTGCGCCGGCCGAGGTCGCCCCCGCACCGACCCACGATGCGCCGACGCTCGATCCGGCGACACTCGCTGCGCCGTCGATCGACATGACCGCCGGCCCGGGCGAGCACATCTACAGGAGCGCGGCACCGATCGAGGGGTCTCCGCATTACCGGCTGGTCGACGTGCTGCGGCTCGACATCACGCGTGAGTGGGTTTACCAGCACTGGGCGCGCAAGTCGACCGGCTTGGCCGAGCTCGACCTGTTCGGCGTGCGTGTGCCGCTGGTCACGGGCGCCGGCATGACCGACTTGGCCGGGTCGCTCTCCTATTATTTCGACAACCAAGGTCTGCTGCAAAAGATCCGCTTCCACGGCCGCACGGCCGACACCACGCAGCTCGTGGGCCTCTTCACGCAGCACTACGGGCTGGTGCGTCAGGCGAGCCAACTGCCTGGCGAGCAGCTTTATCAGCGGATGTCCAAGAAGCGGGTCGAGAGCGAGCTGCGGTCGCGGCCCGAGTCCGTCCTGTGGTCCACGACGCCGCACGAGAGCTTTGTGGTCGACTTCGAACTCAACCGCCCCGGCGGGGGCCGGTTCGTCGAACCTCCCAAGCCGCAGCTCATGATCCCGCAAGCGGCGGGCGCCCCGGCCCCGCAGGCCGCCGATCCGGCGGCGACTCCCGAGGCGGAGCCAGTCTTCCCGTCGCGGACTTTCGTGCAAGACGCGCCGCCCAAGCCGCCCGAGCCAGCCGCCGCACGCGCGGCGTCCGAGGCGCCAGCCGCGGCGCCCGCGACCCAGGCGCCGGTGCATGTCGCTCGGCCATGGGATCGCTGGCCAAACTGA